One window of Mesotoga sp. BH458_6_3_2_1 genomic DNA carries:
- a CDS encoding P-loop NTPase fold protein — MDIGKIVRALVDRPLQREENHSLINRRKEIRSLELLIKYQPFGIFGISGETGIGKTTVLNVLDSGNIKKLSVSLIHRDNRETILYDLLFSLSNVLKKDSSGKVSATAKGTEEWIVEQVSIIKGASLGVSLFGSGGVSIEKQKMPRFNVFAAHEKLRTLLETLVMNYGKVLLVIDELDKESKQDVISVLDSLKLELQQDKLMVLFSLPYGIYRDYRQDRMKWNESGNLENVIKDVVFLSELTDSDIKELLLKRLGNLTSWFRPESLEPIVSFADGNPRDALWIAQKVVFDNAGAKFISVSDANESVKKIVREYMGDLALTEIQRRTLKVASDFSGNKEELLDLLKSNAIKRTTSYSTIERLTALGLLIERNGTYRISGKAKVFLNISQ, encoded by the coding sequence TTGGACATAGGGAAGATAGTACGGGCACTGGTAGATAGGCCTCTTCAACGTGAAGAAAATCACAGTCTTATCAACCGTCGTAAAGAGATTCGATCTCTCGAGCTTCTCATAAAATATCAGCCTTTCGGCATATTTGGCATTTCTGGAGAAACTGGAATAGGAAAGACTACCGTGCTGAACGTTCTTGATTCCGGAAATATAAAGAAGCTGAGTGTTTCGTTGATCCACAGGGACAATCGGGAAACGATTCTTTACGACCTGCTTTTTAGCCTGTCCAACGTGCTCAAAAAGGACTCTTCCGGCAAAGTGAGCGCTACCGCGAAAGGAACGGAAGAATGGATCGTCGAGCAAGTCTCGATTATAAAGGGCGCATCGTTGGGAGTCTCTCTCTTCGGAAGCGGCGGAGTCAGCATTGAGAAGCAGAAAATGCCGAGATTCAACGTTTTTGCCGCTCATGAAAAACTGCGAACTCTACTCGAGACACTGGTCATGAACTACGGCAAGGTTCTACTGGTAATAGATGAACTTGATAAAGAAAGCAAGCAGGATGTCATTAGTGTTCTCGATTCTTTGAAGCTTGAACTACAACAGGACAAATTGATGGTATTGTTTTCGTTGCCCTACGGTATTTACAGGGACTACAGACAGGACAGGATGAAATGGAACGAATCGGGCAATCTTGAGAACGTGATAAAGGATGTAGTATTCCTGAGTGAGCTGACGGATTCGGATATAAAGGAGCTGCTTCTTAAGCGTCTTGGCAACCTCACTTCATGGTTCAGACCGGAATCACTGGAACCGATCGTTAGCTTCGCTGACGGTAATCCGCGGGATGCACTCTGGATAGCTCAGAAAGTGGTTTTCGATAATGCAGGTGCGAAGTTCATATCTGTAAGCGACGCAAACGAATCGGTAAAGAAGATAGTAAGAGAATACATGGGAGATCTGGCACTCACAGAAATTCAGAGAAGAACACTGAAAGTGGCATCGGACTTCTCTGGAAATAAAGAAGAACTACTCGATCTATTGAAAAGCAATGCAATCAAAAGAACGACCTCCTATTCCACAATCGAAAGACTTACTGCATTAGGGTTGCTGATTGAAAGAAACGGAACATACAGAATATCTGGAAAAGCAAAAGTCTTTTTGAACATCTCCCAGTGA
- a CDS encoding DUF4276 family protein, producing MNQLIVYVEGESDKLALTTLLKPLIDKKNSEGIAIEFASVGQSGNMSNNKRALLVKYPKKAYWILKNNWESAVVLLPDLYPYNVGVPHTNYSQLRGSVLNSFGSLLSVHEEDFKSRFEVFCFKHDLEVLLLAAFEQLQEHLGISIHKTWKRQVEEQDDNNPPKKIIQSLFRRAKKRYGVTTAAEILRNESLENIRSKCPQSFAPFLEYIEKLEP from the coding sequence ATGAACCAATTGATAGTCTATGTCGAAGGAGAGTCAGATAAACTCGCTCTGACGACACTATTGAAGCCCTTAATTGATAAGAAGAACTCAGAAGGTATCGCTATAGAATTCGCAAGTGTTGGCCAGTCAGGCAACATGTCGAACAACAAGAGGGCGCTTTTGGTCAAGTATCCGAAAAAAGCATATTGGATCCTGAAGAACAACTGGGAAAGCGCGGTAGTTTTGTTGCCTGACCTCTATCCATACAACGTTGGGGTTCCTCATACGAATTACTCGCAATTGCGCGGATCCGTTCTGAATTCATTTGGATCTTTGCTATCCGTTCATGAAGAAGATTTTAAGAGCAGGTTCGAAGTGTTCTGCTTCAAACATGATCTTGAGGTCTTGTTACTTGCTGCTTTTGAACAACTTCAAGAACACCTTGGAATAAGCATCCACAAGACATGGAAGAGACAAGTGGAAGAACAGGATGACAACAATCCTCCCAAAAAGATCATCCAGAGTCTCTTTCGAAGAGCGAAAAAGCGATATGGAGTAACAACTGCTGCCGAAATACTCAGAAATGAATCATTGGAAAACATTCGCTCGAAATGCCCTCAGAGCTTTGCTCCATTCTTAGAATACATAGAGAAGCTAGAACCCTGA
- a CDS encoding AAA family ATPase: protein MAQIDFDKFRLKEIRIAGYRPFRDFRVGLSNLEVLIGANASGKSSLMELLRFLRNSAYQEIPSEIIEGSSGMRIFHIPGEDRIEWAASIDAGLSADVIYSGSILGPMGSIRVDHERVETCRPLSTKYDQPFLYMELRNGEGIIYEPSLKKLQEQKIKLLKANQLAISTMYNPGLFMLYNLREYIQRWRFYNSFRMSNELLRRPSIIEQEPTLHEDAGNLSAVLLYLQTEYPEIFERLKFHLGLMLPSFRNITVKARGAPGQVMAFWSEDSVKEELTLADLSDGTLRILCWTLICLHPFPPTLVFVDEPDQGIHPRVYPVLAELFKKLSDKTQVLLTTHSSYFLSMFDIENILVLKKEDGDIKSFKPSTSQALIDNLKEFGDQELEIMHRSGEFEMIGK, encoded by the coding sequence ATGGCACAGATTGACTTTGACAAGTTCAGACTGAAAGAAATAAGAATAGCTGGATATAGACCATTTAGAGATTTCCGAGTGGGACTTTCCAATCTGGAGGTATTGATCGGCGCAAATGCGTCCGGAAAATCAAGTCTAATGGAATTATTGCGCTTTCTGCGAAATAGTGCATACCAAGAGATACCCTCAGAAATCATCGAGGGATCTTCGGGAATGAGGATCTTTCACATTCCAGGTGAAGACCGCATCGAATGGGCAGCGTCGATCGATGCAGGTTTGAGTGCCGATGTGATTTATTCCGGCAGCATACTTGGCCCCATGGGTTCAATACGAGTCGACCACGAAAGGGTCGAAACTTGTAGGCCGCTATCTACAAAGTACGATCAGCCTTTCCTATACATGGAGTTGAGAAATGGTGAAGGAATAATTTACGAACCTAGCCTCAAGAAACTCCAAGAGCAGAAGATTAAGCTTCTGAAAGCAAATCAGCTGGCGATAAGCACTATGTATAATCCTGGACTCTTTATGCTATATAATCTACGTGAGTACATTCAAAGATGGAGGTTCTACAACTCCTTCAGAATGAGCAACGAACTACTAAGGCGTCCATCCATTATTGAACAGGAACCGACACTTCATGAGGACGCTGGCAACTTGAGTGCTGTACTTCTCTATCTACAAACAGAGTACCCAGAAATCTTTGAAAGACTGAAGTTTCATCTTGGGCTGATGCTGCCTAGTTTCAGAAACATCACTGTTAAGGCTAGAGGAGCACCCGGGCAAGTTATGGCGTTTTGGTCAGAGGACTCCGTTAAAGAAGAACTGACATTGGCCGATCTTTCTGATGGAACTCTGAGGATACTATGTTGGACCCTCATATGTCTTCACCCATTCCCGCCAACTCTTGTCTTTGTTGATGAACCTGATCAAGGAATTCATCCTCGAGTGTATCCGGTTTTGGCTGAACTATTCAAAAAGCTTAGTGACAAGACTCAGGTTTTGCTCACTACTCACTCCTCATATTTCCTTTCCATGTTCGATATTGAGAATATTCTTGTTCTGAAGAAGGAAGATGGCGACATTAAGTCATTCAAGCCGTCAACTTCACAAGCCCTTATCGACAATCTCAAAGAATTCGGAGATCAGGAGCTAGAGATAATGCACCGATCTGGGGAGTTTGAGATGATAGGAAAATGA
- a CDS encoding AAA family ATPase, with amino-acid sequence MKIKKIYIRDFRGIEELEVDLVHPSGNVLDLAVFAGPNGSGKTSVLEACLISLGRNDLIGDRPDNDVRSGATNFEICLQMNSGEEIVASSKTREKQISRALQGIGVEYFSSWREPKLIGSLPITAGKKGKRPKETEQNRLWLIKQHLINLRARRAFESQQIFLEIEPEVFKLINDSWRQFYPGSNNCFEVRPISESIDEGFDLFIRDIPTSQLIPVDALSSGEIEVLTMIGWFATRKTNPQFLFIDEPELHLHSTWHRVVLRVLRKLLPNTQIICATHSKEVLDSVLSYQRFTLLPPDDPRIKLKGKDYLK; translated from the coding sequence ATGAAGATAAAGAAAATCTATATAAGAGATTTCCGAGGGATTGAAGAACTTGAGGTTGATCTCGTTCATCCATCTGGAAATGTTCTTGATTTAGCTGTTTTTGCTGGCCCTAATGGCTCTGGAAAAACGAGTGTTTTAGAAGCCTGCCTTATCTCTCTGGGGAGAAACGATCTAATTGGGGATAGACCCGATAATGATGTCAGATCAGGAGCAACGAATTTCGAGATTTGTCTGCAGATGAACTCAGGTGAAGAGATTGTCGCTTCTTCAAAGACAAGAGAAAAACAGATATCTCGCGCTCTTCAGGGTATTGGTGTTGAGTATTTTTCTTCGTGGCGTGAGCCCAAGTTGATCGGCAGTCTTCCAATCACTGCGGGAAAGAAGGGAAAACGTCCAAAAGAAACTGAGCAGAATCGCCTCTGGTTAATTAAGCAGCATCTTATAAACTTGAGAGCTAGAAGGGCTTTTGAATCTCAGCAAATCTTTCTGGAGATTGAACCCGAGGTCTTTAAACTGATAAATGACAGTTGGAGGCAATTCTATCCGGGAAGCAACAACTGTTTCGAAGTAAGGCCAATCAGCGAATCGATAGATGAAGGCTTCGATCTATTCATAAGGGATATCCCTACCAGCCAGCTGATTCCTGTTGACGCTCTCAGTTCAGGTGAGATCGAAGTATTGACTATGATAGGGTGGTTTGCGACACGAAAAACGAATCCGCAGTTTCTGTTCATTGATGAGCCGGAATTACATCTTCATTCGACCTGGCATCGAGTGGTGTTAAGGGTGTTGAGAAAACTTTTGCCAAATACCCAGATTATTTGTGCCACTCATTCCAAAGAGGTTCTTGATTCGGTGTTGAGCTATCAGCGCTTCACATTGTTACCACCGGACGATCCAAGAATTAAACTGAAAGGGAAGGATTATTTGAAGTGA
- a CDS encoding DUF4435 domain-containing protein, with protein sequence MRTVSTELESLLLTAPVILLVEDVLTKEYLIRIWQPDDKYFNILVAYGRESVRAVTHDLRTAGFRNVFGVIDRDFGTSNCDRWTQVLSNEAVFILPVFEIENYLLDWNALNHVSNDFSHKRNTDVICKRALRFAKQLLWWFSCCRTISTIRGHLVADFPSFPGLDIRSRRAVLEFIENQKWFREIESRVHTLIDREKIRELIDNSIELTKGYLESGTWKAEFSGKEIFRMLRGYLVNGKYASPEEMDLDLAKKIGDYQYEQSSAPKKLLALKRLILQEALADSPSTIQEEQL encoded by the coding sequence GTGAGAACTGTTTCAACTGAACTCGAGTCATTGTTGTTGACCGCACCTGTTATTCTTCTTGTCGAGGACGTTCTAACGAAGGAATATTTGATACGGATCTGGCAACCAGATGACAAGTACTTCAATATCCTTGTTGCTTATGGAAGAGAATCTGTTAGAGCTGTTACTCATGATCTTAGGACTGCAGGCTTTAGAAATGTATTTGGCGTTATCGATCGTGATTTTGGAACGAGCAATTGTGATAGGTGGACCCAAGTATTGTCTAATGAAGCAGTATTTATCTTACCAGTTTTTGAAATAGAGAACTATCTCCTTGATTGGAACGCTTTGAATCATGTGTCAAATGACTTCTCTCACAAGAGAAACACAGATGTAATTTGCAAAAGAGCGCTCAGATTTGCCAAACAACTTCTCTGGTGGTTCTCTTGCTGCAGGACGATATCAACAATTAGAGGCCATTTGGTAGCTGACTTCCCGTCGTTTCCGGGGCTTGACATAAGATCTAGAAGGGCGGTTCTTGAGTTTATTGAGAATCAGAAATGGTTCAGGGAAATCGAGAGCAGAGTTCACACTCTCATAGACAGAGAGAAGATCCGAGAGCTGATCGATAACAGCATTGAATTGACCAAAGGTTATCTGGAGAGCGGTACTTGGAAGGCTGAGTTCTCAGGAAAGGAGATCTTCAGAATGCTCAGGGGATATCTTGTCAATGGTAAGTACGCATCCCCTGAAGAAATGGATCTCGACTTGGCCAAGAAAATTGGAGATTATCAGTATGAGCAATCTTCTGCCCCGAAAAAGCTTCTCGCGCTCAAGCGGCTCATTTTGCAGGAAGCTCTTGCTGATTCACCATCAACGATCCAAGAAGAGCAATTGTAG
- a CDS encoding ATP-binding protein, producing MLLDPKPKSKEADLFSRGEELKELLSSLRDNPITLITGIRRVGKSSLMRVAIAETEQDSIMIDVRRIYSDSSGSMGRADLSYAIQGELEKKLKKERIKALLSKVKGVSFMGNSVTFDWNDITLSSILEKLNDHPKPFIIAFDEAQYFRYYGGKGGKSIQNLIAWAFDNLQNIRFLLTGSEVGLIHDFIGTNDYESPLHGRYMYEIVLKPFSKDISIEFLKAAFAESDMQIPAEEITAAQNLLDGIVGHLVQYGLNRLRRSHDEALSETFATAKMLFISELKELEKRSPRYRKVLEFIASGATTFTAILRSFQASGDAASKSRVADALRILERSSWINKEHGRYSIVDCVLAELIKNGGF from the coding sequence ATGTTGCTCGATCCAAAACCAAAGAGCAAGGAAGCCGATCTTTTCTCGAGAGGCGAAGAACTCAAAGAGCTCCTGTCATCATTGAGAGACAATCCGATCACACTGATCACAGGTATAAGGAGAGTTGGAAAGTCTTCCTTAATGCGAGTTGCCATTGCAGAAACGGAGCAAGATTCAATAATGATAGACGTCAGAAGAATCTACTCGGATTCTTCCGGTTCAATGGGCAGGGCGGATCTTTCATATGCTATACAGGGAGAGCTCGAGAAGAAACTCAAGAAAGAGAGAATAAAGGCTCTGTTGAGCAAGGTGAAGGGAGTTTCATTTATGGGCAACTCTGTAACCTTCGACTGGAATGATATAACTCTTAGCTCGATTCTAGAGAAGCTGAACGATCATCCAAAGCCGTTTATTATTGCCTTTGATGAGGCTCAGTACTTTCGGTATTATGGGGGCAAAGGCGGCAAGAGCATACAGAATCTAATTGCCTGGGCTTTCGATAATCTCCAAAACATTAGGTTTCTGCTTACTGGTTCGGAAGTTGGTCTAATTCACGATTTCATTGGAACGAACGATTATGAAAGTCCGTTGCACGGGAGATATATGTACGAAATAGTTCTCAAGCCTTTCTCAAAAGACATTTCTATAGAGTTTTTGAAAGCCGCATTCGCAGAGAGCGACATGCAAATTCCAGCTGAAGAAATAACTGCAGCGCAGAACCTTCTTGACGGGATAGTGGGACATCTTGTCCAGTACGGTCTTAATCGACTCAGAAGAAGCCACGATGAGGCTCTATCTGAAACCTTCGCAACAGCCAAGATGCTTTTTATCAGTGAGCTCAAAGAGCTTGAGAAGCGGAGTCCAAGATACAGAAAGGTGCTAGAGTTTATTGCATCCGGTGCCACGACCTTCACTGCAATACTACGGTCCTTTCAAGCCAGCGGTGATGCCGCTTCTAAATCGAGAGTTGCAGATGCTCTACGAATACTTGAGAGATCCAGCTGGATAAATAAAGAGCATGGGAGATATTCGATCGTTGATTGCGTGCTTGCAGAGTTAATAAAGAATGGCGGGTTCTAA